A genomic stretch from Sphingomonas faeni includes:
- a CDS encoding GMC family oxidoreductase, which produces MAETNRFDAIVIGSGVSGGFAAKELTEKGLRVLMLDRGKMVEHGEGYTYDGKPAYEVPARNIMPKPLLDSDYFIGKHGYVQPSNREFHNDDRLNPYAYDEGSKFYWIRPGAVGGKSLIWGRWCFRWSPADFEANKRDGIDGDWPIRYDDVAPWYSYVEKYIGVSGSRENLDYLPDSEFQPPMPMNVAEKWLKQGLESKFPGRKLINTRLSNMTEDKPDQNRTKCQFRNQCGNGCSFGAYFSTQAVTLPAARATGRLTLRSDSVVTNLVYDAARKKVTGVRYIDAKTGQAETVQADLVFLCASAIASTQIMLNSRAPGGDRSYFDDSGTLGRYVMDHIFRVGVEGDIPGMEEFIEFGRRPGGVYVPRFRNIGGDEGVGFKRGYGYQGSAYRNPAAPVGFGASMKQGMRKYAPWRFSMGAFGECLPYADNKVSLHQSKVDRFGVPLMRFDVRFRDNELKMMTDARTQGEAMLKGAGLTNVRSTEGEHVPGDAIHEMGGARMGRDPRTSVLNEWSQAHAASNLYVTDGAQMASISCVNPSLTFMALTARAADHAVRQMKKA; this is translated from the coding sequence ATGGCTGAGACCAACAGGTTCGACGCGATCGTTATTGGATCGGGCGTAAGCGGTGGCTTCGCTGCGAAGGAACTGACCGAAAAGGGCCTCCGTGTCCTGATGCTGGACCGCGGCAAGATGGTCGAGCACGGCGAAGGCTACACTTATGACGGCAAGCCCGCCTATGAGGTGCCGGCGCGCAACATCATGCCCAAGCCGCTGCTCGACAGCGATTATTTCATCGGCAAGCACGGCTATGTCCAACCCAGCAACCGCGAGTTCCACAATGACGACCGGCTGAACCCGTACGCCTATGACGAGGGCAGCAAATTCTACTGGATCCGACCCGGCGCGGTCGGTGGCAAGTCGCTGATCTGGGGTCGCTGGTGCTTCCGCTGGAGCCCTGCGGATTTCGAGGCGAACAAGCGCGACGGCATCGATGGCGACTGGCCGATCCGCTATGACGACGTCGCGCCGTGGTACAGCTATGTCGAGAAATACATCGGCGTCTCGGGCTCGCGCGAGAATCTCGACTATCTGCCCGACAGCGAGTTTCAGCCGCCGATGCCGATGAACGTCGCGGAGAAGTGGCTGAAACAGGGTCTCGAGTCCAAGTTTCCCGGTCGCAAACTGATCAACACCCGGCTGTCGAACATGACCGAGGATAAGCCCGACCAGAACCGCACGAAATGCCAGTTCCGCAACCAGTGCGGCAATGGTTGCTCGTTCGGCGCGTATTTTTCGACCCAGGCCGTCACCTTGCCGGCCGCTCGCGCAACCGGTCGCTTGACGCTCAGGTCGGACTCGGTCGTCACCAACCTGGTGTACGACGCGGCGCGCAAGAAAGTGACCGGCGTCCGTTATATCGACGCGAAGACCGGCCAGGCGGAAACGGTGCAGGCCGATCTCGTCTTCCTCTGCGCCTCGGCGATCGCCTCGACGCAGATCATGCTGAACTCGCGCGCACCGGGCGGCGACCGGAGCTATTTCGACGATAGCGGCACGCTCGGGCGTTACGTGATGGACCATATCTTCCGCGTCGGCGTCGAGGGCGACATTCCGGGCATGGAGGAGTTTATCGAGTTCGGCCGTCGTCCGGGCGGCGTCTACGTGCCCCGCTTCCGCAATATCGGCGGCGACGAGGGTGTCGGCTTCAAGCGCGGCTATGGCTATCAGGGCAGCGCCTATCGCAACCCCGCGGCGCCGGTCGGGTTCGGCGCGTCGATGAAGCAGGGCATGCGCAAATACGCACCGTGGCGGTTCAGCATGGGCGCGTTCGGCGAATGCCTGCCCTATGCCGACAACAAGGTTTCGCTTCACCAGTCGAAGGTCGACCGGTTCGGGGTGCCGCTGATGCGCTTCGACGTCCGCTTCCGCGACAACGAGTTGAAGATGATGACCGACGCGCGGACGCAGGGCGAGGCGATGCTGAAAGGGGCGGGCCTCACCAACGTCAGGAGCACGGAAGGCGAGCACGTTCCCGGCGACGCGATCCACGAAATGGGTGGCGCGCGCATGGGTCGCGATCCGCGTACGTCGGTGCTCAACGAGTGGAGCCAGGCGCATGCCGCGTCGAACCTGTACGTGACCGACGGCGCGCAGATGGCGTCGATCTCGTGCGTGAACCCGTCGCTCACCTTCATGGCACTGACCGCCCGCGCCGCCGATCACGCGGTGCGCCAGATGAAGAAGGCCTAG
- a CDS encoding glycosyltransferase family 2 protein, translating to MHIPTVSILIPTFNRAHYVGDAIASALQQTLTDTEVIVVDDGSSDRTPEIIAAFDDPRLRLVRHEINRGIPETRNTALAAARGQYIAWLDSDDIARPTRIRKQVDFLRDNPTIAMVGSAAGKMNADGTPKKGTRMPPLSPPMIAAWLLFRSAFQQSSIMGRAEILKSYRYDPRYRVCEDVDMFVRLQHDHRLANLPEILIDRRMHPDQTVRQFRSEILTSRETLIAPTLAALRIDATRTDVERHVLLGFADLRDADVDTQFLPWARDWLSRLRRANDATHVFDPGALDTASDYFWLLACRAMAPKIGRAQAIRAFTTRLPTSLLGPDVRGWVKDAWRTYAYR from the coding sequence ATGCACATTCCGACGGTCTCGATCCTCATCCCGACGTTCAATCGCGCGCATTACGTCGGCGACGCGATCGCCAGTGCGCTCCAACAAACGCTGACCGACACCGAAGTGATCGTCGTCGACGACGGATCGTCCGATCGAACGCCCGAGATCATCGCTGCGTTCGACGATCCGAGACTGCGACTTGTACGCCATGAGATCAACCGCGGCATCCCGGAGACCCGCAACACCGCTTTGGCTGCCGCGCGGGGCCAGTATATCGCCTGGCTGGACAGCGACGACATCGCTCGCCCGACTCGGATACGCAAACAGGTCGACTTCCTGCGCGACAATCCGACTATCGCAATGGTCGGTTCGGCTGCCGGCAAGATGAACGCGGACGGCACCCCGAAGAAAGGGACCCGCATGCCGCCGCTCAGTCCGCCGATGATTGCCGCGTGGCTGTTGTTCCGATCGGCGTTTCAGCAATCTTCCATCATGGGACGTGCCGAGATACTGAAGTCGTATCGATACGATCCGCGATACCGGGTCTGCGAAGACGTCGACATGTTCGTACGCCTACAGCACGACCATCGTCTCGCGAACCTGCCGGAAATCCTGATCGATCGTCGCATGCACCCCGACCAGACCGTTCGCCAATTTCGCAGCGAGATCCTGACGAGCCGGGAGACGTTGATTGCGCCGACGCTGGCGGCCCTGCGGATCGACGCGACGAGGACCGACGTCGAACGGCATGTCCTGCTCGGATTTGCCGACTTGCGGGATGCCGATGTCGATACGCAATTCCTGCCCTGGGCCCGCGACTGGCTGTCCCGGTTGCGACGGGCGAACGACGCTACGCACGTGTTCGATCCCGGCGCGCTCGATACCGCGAGCGACTATTTCTGGCTTCTTGCTTGCCGCGCGATGGCACCGAAGATCGGACGCGCCCAGGCGATCAGGGCCTTTACCACGCGTTTGCCGACCAGCCTGCTCGGCCCAGATGTCAGGGGATGGGTAAAGGACGCGTGGCGGACCTACGCATATCGCTGA
- a CDS encoding lipopolysaccharide biosynthesis protein, protein MLRSNGNVLRSIGHNLGWLVGSRGVVAILSLLYLGIAARTLGVTGFGRFSLITGAAQALATLVAFQSWQVIVQFGVGLSRGEDEPRLARLFRGTAALDLISALSGAALAVAILELWSDAFGIGATLKRAALIFTVVQLVTIRSAAVGILRLRDKFRLAAIADSITPIARAVGAVLVMIFHPTVQAFLAVWAIAEVLTSATYWGMVAHIGDLKLLWGGAGFKRMVRENDGILNFALSTNASSTLALASKQLPLLAVGNELGVAAAGTFRLAAQLAQSLGKIGQLISRAAFPEIVRAVQEAKDETVRRLVLRTVLMSTVAGAVIMLIAVVFGKSVLKLVGGHVFGQGNVVLIWMAAAGAIDLVAVGLDTVLTARGYAGRIFLIRIVSVAIMLATALVTLPLWGEVGMAVAVVAGSAAVTSLLFVITYTKKPEPA, encoded by the coding sequence GTGCTGCGCTCCAATGGGAATGTGCTGCGCTCGATCGGACATAATCTCGGTTGGCTGGTGGGTAGCCGGGGCGTCGTTGCGATACTGTCCCTGCTATATCTCGGCATAGCGGCGCGCACGCTGGGCGTGACCGGATTTGGCCGATTTTCGCTGATTACCGGAGCGGCGCAGGCGCTCGCTACGCTGGTGGCGTTCCAGAGTTGGCAGGTGATCGTCCAGTTCGGGGTCGGTCTCTCGCGTGGCGAAGACGAACCGAGGCTGGCACGTCTGTTTCGCGGAACCGCGGCGCTCGATCTCATCAGCGCCTTGAGCGGGGCGGCGCTCGCGGTCGCCATTCTCGAACTCTGGAGCGATGCCTTCGGTATCGGTGCAACGCTCAAACGTGCCGCGCTGATTTTCACCGTGGTCCAGCTCGTGACGATCCGGTCCGCCGCCGTTGGCATCCTGCGCCTGAGGGACAAGTTCCGGCTTGCGGCGATCGCGGACAGCATAACGCCGATCGCGCGGGCGGTCGGGGCCGTGCTCGTCATGATCTTCCATCCCACGGTCCAGGCGTTCCTGGCGGTATGGGCGATCGCCGAAGTGCTGACGTCGGCCACCTATTGGGGGATGGTCGCGCATATCGGCGACCTGAAGCTTTTATGGGGCGGGGCCGGCTTCAAGCGGATGGTGCGGGAGAATGACGGGATCCTGAATTTTGCGCTGAGCACGAACGCCAGTTCGACATTGGCGCTCGCCAGCAAGCAGTTGCCGTTGCTGGCGGTCGGCAACGAGCTGGGCGTCGCTGCGGCCGGAACGTTCCGGCTGGCCGCGCAACTCGCGCAGTCGCTCGGAAAGATAGGCCAGCTGATATCGCGGGCGGCGTTTCCCGAAATCGTACGCGCCGTTCAGGAAGCCAAAGACGAAACCGTCCGGCGACTGGTCCTGCGAACCGTCCTGATGAGTACCGTGGCGGGCGCGGTGATCATGCTGATCGCGGTCGTGTTCGGGAAGTCGGTACTCAAGCTGGTGGGCGGGCATGTCTTCGGTCAGGGAAACGTCGTCCTGATCTGGATGGCGGCGGCCGGTGCGATCGACCTGGTCGCGGTCGGGCTGGATACCGTATTGACGGCGCGCGGCTATGCCGGGCGCATTTTCCTGATCCGGATCGTCAGCGTCGCCATCATGCTGGCCACGGCGCTGGTCACGCTGCCCCTATGGGGTGAGGTCGGGATGGCCGTCGCGGTCGTCGCGGGATCTGCCGCCGTCACCAGTCTGCTATTCGTCATCACCTATACGAAGAAGCCCGAACCCGCCTGA
- a CDS encoding gluconate 2-dehydrogenase subunit 3 family protein has translation MIDRRTALAGVVAMFGTALYAPIARAAGVAQAPGAAAGIPVISEGPPSVAVFTAPQRALMTALSERVLPTTDTPGAIAAGVPAYIEKLLADWAAPADRAPILAGLDAIEARSLKDYKVAGAKATATQQDALLTLAMNDQIPSGGVFFEAFRQLVVTGYYTSEIGMTQEREYLPVPGEYNGEFPYSQVNKVYSA, from the coding sequence ATGATCGATCGCAGAACTGCACTCGCAGGCGTCGTCGCCATGTTCGGCACGGCCCTGTATGCGCCGATCGCGCGCGCGGCCGGTGTCGCGCAGGCGCCCGGCGCGGCCGCCGGCATCCCCGTCATCAGCGAGGGCCCGCCCAGCGTCGCGGTCTTCACAGCCCCCCAGCGCGCGCTGATGACCGCGCTCAGCGAACGCGTGCTGCCTACCACCGATACACCGGGCGCGATCGCCGCCGGTGTCCCGGCCTATATCGAGAAGCTGCTCGCCGACTGGGCCGCTCCGGCCGACCGCGCGCCGATCCTCGCCGGGCTCGACGCGATCGAGGCGCGCAGCCTCAAGGACTATAAGGTCGCCGGTGCAAAGGCGACGGCGACGCAGCAGGATGCGCTGCTCACGCTCGCGATGAACGACCAGATCCCGTCGGGCGGCGTCTTTTTCGAGGCATTCCGGCAGCTCGTCGTCACCGGCTATTACACCTCCGAAATCGGCATGACGCAGGAGCGGGAGTATTTGCCGGTGCCTGGTGAGTATAATGGTGAATTTCCCTATTCTCAGGTCAACAAGGTGTATTCCGCATGA
- a CDS encoding TIM barrel protein: MMLSRRHLLAGSGAVAALAFVPAASAAQLRAIGLQLYTIRDIFSKDPVGTLGKVAQIGYREIEFGGGGYDGMDHAMLRRTMDKLGLTAPSVHIGYDALLKQFDQSVTMAKTLGATTVVLPYMTAEHRNEAGWNAALPNFNRFATELKKAGLGFAYHNHDFEFTTKPGGVSLYDRLLKETDPALVKVELDLYWALHAGENLSTLIERLAPRLYAYHVKDMRPDRSMTAVGQGTIDFGALFKLKGSAGVRHFYVENDEAPAPYLPDITTSFRTLRALRF; the protein is encoded by the coding sequence ATGATGCTCAGCCGTAGACACCTGCTTGCGGGCTCGGGCGCGGTGGCCGCGCTTGCGTTCGTGCCGGCCGCGTCGGCGGCGCAGTTGAGGGCGATCGGCCTGCAGCTCTACACGATCCGCGACATCTTTTCGAAGGACCCGGTCGGCACACTCGGCAAGGTCGCGCAGATCGGTTACCGCGAGATCGAGTTCGGCGGTGGCGGCTATGACGGCATGGACCATGCGATGCTGCGCCGGACGATGGACAAGCTGGGCCTGACCGCACCGTCCGTGCATATCGGCTACGACGCGCTGCTCAAGCAGTTCGACCAGTCGGTGACGATGGCCAAGACGCTCGGCGCGACCACGGTCGTGCTGCCGTACATGACCGCCGAGCATCGCAACGAGGCGGGCTGGAACGCGGCGCTGCCGAACTTCAACCGGTTCGCGACCGAACTGAAGAAGGCCGGGCTGGGCTTTGCCTATCACAACCACGATTTCGAGTTCACGACCAAGCCGGGCGGGGTCAGCCTGTACGACCGGTTGCTGAAGGAGACCGACCCCGCGCTCGTGAAGGTGGAACTCGATCTCTATTGGGCGCTGCATGCCGGCGAAAACCTGTCGACCCTGATCGAGCGCTTGGCGCCGCGCCTCTACGCCTATCACGTCAAGGACATGCGCCCCGACCGGAGCATGACCGCGGTCGGGCAGGGCACGATCGATTTCGGCGCGCTGTTCAAGCTGAAGGGCAGCGCCGGCGTGCGGCATTTCTACGTCGAGAACGACGAGGCTCCCGCGCCTTATCTGCCCGACATCACCACGAGTTTCCGGACACTGCGCGCGCTTCGTTTTTAA